The genomic DNA GGTAGTTTCCACAATTTGAGAACCAATGCAGCGCAGAAATGGTTTTACTGTTCCTTCTACCCGTCCTAGATTGATGTTTCGGGGACAGGTTTGAGAAATGTTTTGGGATGTGGAGAGCTTAGAGGATTACACCAATTACATGTTCTTTCACAAGTATTTTGATTGACTACTATTGTTGTTCCGACCAAGTACCACTGGCACCAGTGTTGTTCATGAGCTTGTTGGCTATTCAAGCCAATTTTGTTCAATCTCAAATTGGTGATCGCAAGGATTCCTTGCCACATATTTTTGGACAAAGCTGGGGCTGGGAACGAAGAATCAACAGATCTTCATTCACCACGTTTCTCTATGAAAGGTTAGGGATGTACGATGGAACATTATTTGTTCCTCTTGCTCTTGAATTGTCCTACAAATCTACAAAGAAACATCCCAAACAGTTGAGAGTAACTCATTGAGCTTGGATACCTCGACTGTCTAAATGTATTCAAAAGAGATGAACCACAGAAGGATCTAAAAGACAATTCTAACCAAAGGGGAAGACCACTCTTCCTCGCATTGTATGTTCATGAGAAGTTGTAAAGTTCAGGATATATCTTTATCCATATGAACAAACCAAATAGCACCTAACAATGGAAGAACCGAGCTATTTCACCGCGAAAAGAGAAAACAGAAACCATCGCACTGAACACCAAAGAAAAGCAGTGCAGCCATTTTCAGTTGCCGTGCATCAAGCCTTTGAAGGTAGAGCTTCCTCAGCCTCTTGCTTCCTTCTTTGGccttcaaacttatcaatagCGACCTGAAGTTCATCGGTACCGCCAACAGCTCTCATTGTATAGAAATAGACCCCAAACACAAACCCCGTCAAGCCCCCAGCCACGATCAGGTTCTTTGTCTTGGGAGCAAGACTGTTAAACCCACTCATCTTTGCGCTGCACATCAATCAAGAGACATTACAATCCTGTAAAATAGAGGCATATTCATTTCAATATATCATGGGACAAAACAAAAGCTGTGCATAGAACTTTCAGCCTGAAAAGATTTTATTCCCTTTTCAATAACTACCAGAAAGCTATGGCCTAAACCTCTGAGGGAGCTTTTAGTGATTCAGTGAACAATGGGGTATTTAACCCTTGTAGTAAGCAATATATATTGTCACATATCGTGCAAATCATGTTAATCGAGAGTTCCCTAAAATATATATCCTTCCACACACGAACCTTTTTGACTTTTAGGCCCTCACTTCCACTTGTTTCGGACCCTGTTCAGGAACCAACAAACCAAGACCGTCCTTTCTATGAGCATCCAGGTAAGGTTTCTGCTTCTTCTGGTACAAGGAATTAGAGGTTAAGACCCGAACCTCAGAGTTTTTGGTGATCTCCAACACCTCAGGCAACCCGTTAGTACATCCTTTGGACATCCCAACATCAATCCTTATGGCCCTATTATTGCAGGCGCCGTTAATTCCAGCTTCCTGAATAGTGTGCCCCATTATCATTCTTTTTGCCCCCGGAATTGTTGCTAAAGTATGTTCAAGAGCAGAACAATCACAGTTCTTTGCAACCTCATCCGAGAACTTTCTCAACCAAACTAAAGAATTTCTACCCCTAACATAGCTCGGAGAAAATCTCCCCTTGAGCCCATTAATCCAATCCCTCACTTCTTCATTAATCCTCTCCAAACCATAATTCACATGTTCAGCCAAAAGGCCCCCATGGACAAACACCGATTCACCAACAACCAACACAGTCAGATTCGGCGATAAGAATCGACTAGCTATAGGACCATTGGGCTTCAAAGCAGCAATTCTAGCCCTAAAACCATCTACAAATTCCTCCTTAATACCAGGAAAAACTGCAGGAATTCCACTGAATGGATCCTTTGGCTTCTCTAGTTCTTTACACAGGCCCTTCATCTGATTCCCAATGGTAAACCAGTCCGCCCAATTCCTAAATTCTTCTAACCCCTTCTTAGTTACAAACCTAAAATCACCTTCCACATTCATAATCTCATGGTTTCCGTTCATTGTGATCAACTTTCCCCCGGATTTTGCCGCCTCCTGCTTTagtttttcaagaaaatagagAATCTTTAATTCCTCCGGCCCACGATCGAGCACATCACCAATTTGGACGACAGTGGTTGAACCGCCAATCCAATTTCCATTACCATCAATAAGACCAGCCAGTGTGAAGGCCTCCCGGGACTTTTGAAGGTCCCCATGTAGATCACCAATAGCAATCAGACGGTCGGGAACAGGATGATGTGTTTGCAACGATGAGGTTGATGATGGTGAGTTAGGGCTAGCAGTCAAAGGGGGCAAGAAGAGACCACTCACGGAGTAGTCGACAAATGTGTCCACAAAGGAAGCAAGGACGTTAGGAACTTGCCCACAAActgattcttttgtctctgtcatctctctcttccccttttttttccagaAGAAATGGCTTTCAATTatcaaaaattataaatcCCTAGCGATGCCTTCAAGTTTTAAAGTCTACTTGAAGATCCAAAGAATTAAAACACAATATCTAAAGTTGACCACCTATCTTAACCGTCCCTATCATCCACAAACGTCTAACATGCTACACCAAAATTATCCAAGACGACATTAGATTCagcttctcttcttccatAAGAGAGGCACGTTTATCAGAACCATCAGCTCTCCTCCTAAAAAGGTCCAGCTAATGAGCAAAAAGTGTCCAAATTATAAGCACCACTTCTCCTCCAAAGCCATGTTAGCTgctcagaaaaataaaaacaccAAAAAGATAAGCCCCCAATATAACTTCACGTTTCCATTTTCAAGATTCAGCAACAGCAAGTCTTATGAAGAGTCAGGTGCAGTTATCTATGAACAGCAACAGCAAGTATTCTCTCCATTTTTGCTCAAAAGGGGTTCTAACCTAAACTTAAATTGATAACCCAGTTACAAAATTTGGCCACGTTTCCTAGCATCACAGATTCTTGCTTCGAGACCTCACTATTCTGTGAAGTTCAATTATTACTGGAAAAgagaaatataatataaacagATAGAAACCacagtactttttttttttatttcattaaatttctTCCACTTTAAACTCTTTCCAATTTACACAAATGAATATCCGGACCGACCGCGAGCTCCAGACCTGTGCCTGCCCAACGCAGAGTGGTTCAAGCAGGCGAATTTTCGAGCATCTAAGCTATTGGGATGGCCAAAATTTACATCTTCACATTCTCTACTCTCTATTCTACCAGAATATTTCTCATAATATCAAAAGAATATGAAATCAAGATCGACAACTCTCAGTGCATCATCTATCATAGTTGGCCTGAAATCGGAACGAAACTCACGAGCACAGACCCCTTCGAGGAGCTTTCGCGATTTTGACTTCCGAAGAACCAAATTTATTAATCTATCTCACTTCTAATGACTGTCGAAGCAGATGAATTGTTCTCAATTTCTATGCACTTGAGATGAAATGGATGACCGAATTGTTAATCGGATGACCCAAATCACGACAGCAAGAGTTTGAGAGAGTGTCTAACCTTGATCGTGGAGCTTCAGGGCCGGCCGGCGGTCGGTGACGtcaagaagagagagagactcgGGGACGGTGTTCACGGCAGAATAGTCGGAGGTGAGACGGACGATCCGCCAGCGCGGGTGATAGCGAGCGGCGGGAGTCAGTTGACGTTTCAAGAGGGGTTAGGGCACACCTGAGTAGAAGAAGCGAATACGGATCCCGAAATAGAAggagaaatagaaaataatggCGGTTTTCCACCACATATCCATAGTTTTACATTTCTTTCAAATCTACCgtatacttttaaaaattatctaaaatatcatatagtttatatttattttcaaatatatcccaccgttatatttttcattaatgaaaCGTAAGTAAACTCTAAGGCTACGTTTGGTTCGCTAGATATGAATAGATAGGGAATATAATAGATATGGAGTAGAATAGGTAaggaatataataaaaattctgataaaatttttttgtttggttggaggaAATAACAAAACTGGGAGTTATAATTCTGATATTTGGTTGTGTTGAATAAGGAATGGGAAAGAACGGGAATATGGTAAAAAGACAGAAATGTCTTTCATGCTAAATTTAATGggttttataagataaatagataatcttaatgataattttaataattaataaaaaataaatattttaaataattttaaagtaaataattttaatttttaattaaattattaaaaattaagtttattaataaaattatatataaaaaattaaaaaatatttgaaaattaatgattttaatTGACTTACTAAAAATAGTTTTATctaataaaagtaattattttaataatttaataagcataattatctatttgtataattaacaaaaaaaataaacattttaaataatttaaaattaaataatatttaaaaattaattattttaataattaaataatatttaaaaaattaaataatatttgaaaattaattattttaattgagttactaaaaattaattattttaattaataaaaaatatttcaattatgaaataatttttaaaaaaatatttcaattatgaaataatttttaaaaaaataattattttaattaaattactaaaatttgttttcataataaaattaattatctattaatttaataagcataaatatagaaagaattaaaataaattttattaaattaataaaaatattgatgattattaaataaaatataataaattaattttttaaaattaaattactgaaaattatgcttattaataaaattaattattttaattaatttaagcaTAATTATCAGAGCTGTGATAGATTAGAACGATAGCATGGATTGAAATTAACTTAAAATGATGAGGGCATTTTAGTCTTTTCATCATCTATTACGGATGCGCCTTGCCTAAGGCGAATCTTCACGTGAGGCTGCCTCAATCCGGATGAAAGCCAAATTTTTTGGCCCATCCGGAATAAGTTCTTCTCAAATCCTACGAACCAAACGTCGGATTACCTATTCCGTGCGGAATAGGTAATCCGTTCCTGATCAAATCCGCCGAGCCAAACATGCCctaaatctatcccatgattttaattttttttcaaatctatcccatgattttagttttttctcaaatttatctcatggttttaaattttttctcaaatgtaTCTCGGGTAAAAAGATCACAGTGGTAAGACCGTTAAATGTGAAACCACGGAATATGGGTAAAAAtctcaaaataataaacaaactaattttaaaaaggtaAATAATGTTATGTACccaaaaattttatatgttattttatttttatcataacattgatttttttaatcataacATTAATAgtttgttttcaaatttatccatCGTAAAAGTTCCATCCATTTTTTACAAAAATGCTGACATTGCCTATTAATTGCTTGACGATTGACGTGGAGAGTGTATAGGTCCCCATATAGggaaaaattacataatatatcccaaattttttgttatttctcagttttatcctaatcttttgatattttctcaattttatcccaatattttgatagtttttcagttttatcctaatcttttactattttctcaatattatcCCAATAGGTTGGGatgaatttgagaaattatgaaaagattgggataaaattgagaaaaaatcaaaaggtcaggataaaattaaaaaaaatatttaaaagttgGGATATATAATGTTATTTTTCCCTTGTATTGGGATCCACACACTCTCCACGTCAGCATCGTCAAGCAATTAACGCGTCACATCagcattttcattaaaaatggACAAGAATGTTTACGGtggaatagatttgacacCAAACCATTAACGTTAGGATACCTTACAAAAAAATCGATATTTGGATAAAACTAAAACAACATGTAAAGGTTGTGATATATGGTGcaattttcccttttaaaATTGGTTTCATGTGTATCTTGTGAAGTgcaaatcaattaatttaggAAAGACTATTGATTTGGCAACATGAGTTTACTACGGACGTTAATTTCATACAAATAGAAAATTTACCATCAAAACAATTCATGAAGTTCAATTCCATCTATCAAAATAGCCCGACATCAAATCTCTGTGATGTTTATCCTATGTGCCCTACCACGTGTCTTAACGGAGTCAAgtaaattaatagaaaaaatccGATCCACTAAAACGACGTAGTTTTAGatgtaattttcaaaaaaaacaaattaatttacaaaaataaaaatgagggAACTCCGATGGCGGCTACCCCACCGGCAACCTCTCCCAAGGCGAGGTTAATAttgatgtgatgaaatattaatttttattttataaaattcaggattatcaaataatatatatacatataataaaatcttctcatcTATTTCAAATACACTATTttgtataattataaaaattaaagaaatcaagaaatctaattttatgatgagatacctttaaaaatatttttattaaagataattcccaaatcaaataaaaataaaaacctagaAAATTCCTTTCATAAATTATATACTAAGATATACTTATTAAATTTCATTCAGAAATCGAGCGTCATAAGGCCATCTGTTAATATATTTAGACTATGTATGAATGTATACTTATTTTGACgttaatatttatgtgatgaaatattactttttattttaaagagttcaagattattaaataatatccatacataaataaaatcttctcatttatttcaaaagaattatgttatataatataaaaattaaagaaattaagaaatctAATTTTATGACAAGataactataaaaaaatatttataatttcgaaaataaaattatgataacctagaaaatttcattcagaaaATTCCTATCGCCATCAATTGGAAATCACCATAATATCTAAAAGATTTTACGATGTTTTCGGTCTTtttaaatggaatattataaccgaaaataattccaaaacatttttttactaatttgataataaaagctaatgttaaattttaaaaattttaaaaatcgagaaaattccattcaaaaaatttatattgccTTCAATTTGATATCGCCATGGTATCCAgagattttatgatattttcagtcttttttaaatggaatattataataaaaaataatttcggatgttttttgctaattttataataaaagataatttagaattttaaaaactcaaaaaaccaagaaaattccatttagAAAAAGAGCGTTCTGAGGCCATCTAGCTGGACTCACCTCGTacattacttatatatatatatatatatattatttatctcTCCATCTAATatatacaataatttttttaaaaaatatttacctaGTAGTTATCCCATTTAGCGGTATTATCAAAACCGGACCGAATGATGAACCGAAAGGGGTATGGGTTCATAGGTTTATGTGTTCAACCGATGGTTCGATGGATCAAACCGtacgtttaattaaaataaaataaatattcataatattaaaaaaattatgataattaagatagaagtatgatgatttcaaaaaatatataataatagtgtaagaaaatatctatatttaatatttcttactccaaaataaatattagattttaatatgtacttaaaagtagagtttaaagaacaagaaaataatggtggtttggttggtagtatgcttGTATAGGAAGCAATAGGTCACGAGTTtaaatccttacacaaccaaGCAATTTTTACACTAAATAAAAACCGATAAAATCGGTCGGTTTAATGGGTCCAACGGTTTAAATATGCAATTTGGATTTTCAAGCAAACCGAACCGGACATGGTGCCGGTTCTCGGTCTGACCGGTCAAACCGATCAGTCCgatccggttctgataacaatgccATTTAGTGAAAGGTGTGAAAACATCATCCTTCTAAAATTGGAATtgtaaacaaatatatatattatataaaaaaattattgtatatttttaagaaatgattaattaattaattgttgcATTAGGCATATTCAATGTAAATGGTTGATaatgtattaattaattaggttGCAATGCATGAGAAGCTCCCATTTCGCTTAATGTACATACATGGCAGATTATGGTGATTGATCCGacaactatatattatatatagatagatagatactACTCATCATCAAAATGGTGAGGTCACCAGCTCCAAGAAGACCAAGAATGAAGCaccagaaaagaaaagggggcaaaaaacaaaaaaaaattaacacgGACGTGTGACGACTTTTTCAGTCAATTCATCATATCTTGTTCTAATtagcattgttatcagaaccggaccgggccggccggttcgaccggtcggaccggtAACCGGCACCATGTTCGGTCCGGTTCGCTTGAAAACTGAAATGGCAATTTTGAACCGtcggacccattgaaccgatcaattttaagcaaaattccATTAAACCGGCCGattctatgggtttttatggatttcctatttaatgtaaaaattggttggttgtgcaagaatttgaactcatgacctcttgcttcTCATATTaacatactaccaaccaagccatcaccacttttttgttcttttaactctacttttaagtacttattaaaataaaatatttattttgaaataagaaatattaaatatagatactttcttatactgttgttatatttctttaaaatcatcatacttttatcttaattatcataatttttttaataatatgaatatttattttattttaaataaacgtgcggtccgacccatcgaatccccggttggacccataaactcatgaccccgtaccccttccggttcatcatccggtctggttctgataacactgctaATTAGTCTTCCCTATCCTGGACGAACTTTTTCCACGCTTCCGTAATTTCCCTCGTCTTCTCCATCTCGGTCTTATTGACTGCGCCATTCCTCCCGCTCATCGTGGCCTTGACCTTGGCCGGCAGGGTGTCGAGTTCATGGATCACCTTGGTGATGTTGATCACAAGGCGCTCAGTGAGGGTCCTAGAGAAGTCTTCCCTAATCACGACGCGGAGCACGGTGATGTGCTGTACTGTGCTGTGCATCTGCAGGCATGGTGTAGGCTGGCACGATCCAACCAAACGGCCTCAGCCTCTAGGAGATCTCAAACTCATCACGGCGGCTGTTGTCCTTGAGGGAGAAGGCCACCAGCGGGACCCCATCGTCCTTCGACACGATGTCTTGAAATACCCAGTCTTCTCCAGGCCTTCCTTCAGCACCATTGCATTCTCGCGACAGTTCTCCATCACATTGCGGTAGCCCTAGCATTCGTAATTTGGCAATCAAGTGGTCATGCTTAAGATTTCGCATAAAAAAATCCAATGCCATGTAAGGACAAGCACATATGGCTTGACCCGCAAGACAGGGAGAACAAATGGAGAATGAattggatttttcttttttccctttttctggGTTAGACTGAAATAGCGggtttattgaaaaaaaataggaaGAAATTCAACAAGAGATTTAaggagattaaaaaaaatggaggaaTCAGAATCGTATAGCTTAGAAGGTCATGAATAACTCTATGACCCAGAGGAAGTTCTTGCACACTTACTTCATGTCCCAAGCGAATCAGTTGATAATACTGTGCGATCACTTGACTCGAACCTATAATATTTAGCATCATTAGGGAAGTTAATTAAGAGAAGGCAAATATCAAGATACTCATCTAAAACGTTTAACagtgaattttaattttgttagaGCAGGAAGATTTGGTAACCGTTCGAGACATTGAGAGTGAAGGTGGGTTGATCGTCTCCAAGATAGTTGATGTGGAAGATGAGTTCCTCAGGGAGGTTCTCTTTGCTCCTCCAGATAACCCACCCAACGCCAGCATAAACGGGGCCATAATTGAGCCCACTGACGTTGATGCTCTTCACCGGGGGAAGCCGGAAATCCCACTCCAGCTCGGGGTAAAGAAAAGTCGGTATAAATCTGCCACTGGCAGCATCGACATGGATCGGAGTGTCCCGCCTATATATGGAAGGGAAAAAGATATTTATTGTTTCCAATTATCTCGGTGAGAGTCATCATACCCAGTTTCCTTGTTCTTCTCAAGCCAGAGATCATTCAGGAGCTTCACGTCCTCGAATTCACCGTTGAGTGTTGGGCCACGAATTGCAGCCATGCAGATGTTGTTCTCGTCCACGAGTTCAACAGCTTTGACAGGATCCATCACGTAGTAGCCTTCCCTCAGCTTCACTTCCTTCAGTTCTACATCGAAGTACCTCGCAAACTTTTCCCGGCATACCTACAATACAAACAAGGGCAGAGATAACATCGTCCTTTAAATCTATTTACAACTTGTAGTCCAATCAAGTTGGCCTTCCATGATCCGCATGCTCATGTGAGGCTCCTCGTAAGACATAGCAGAATACAACAACTTTCGACCTAACCTCAGTTCAGCTCCAAAACTgacggtgcgtttggtttcagagttaaagtaactttaattttgattgtggaaaaaaacaaaagattgtatagtgtgttgagttaaagttaaaattaaaatttttaatttgagaaatatgtatttttattgtgtagtgtgttgagttgaaattaaagttaaaatttttgtgattttaactgcgaaatcaaacggatGATGAATGTCACCATAGTCCAAATCAAGGTCAAAGTCAATTTCTTGTCGATCAAGTGAAGGACTAAAGACAGCCATTTTTTCTCCTTCTACGCAAGAAATCTCATCTGCAAGACTGCAacccaaaaagaaaggaaaaaaaaaaagaagcacgAAATCCATTTTTTACCTAAACCTAGGCCACTTTCTTCTCTTAACAGGAggtccatatatatacatcagtAGTTTACATGTCCTCTATAAACACGTAAGAATCACCCCAGGCCGTTTTtcctttccaatttttttcatttttctgaaGTCTATTACATTTAATGCAGTGTTGCATGGTTTGTCGGAATTTTCTTCCTAAAATCCAGTGGGACCATGTTGTATTTTGCCAGCTTAGCTATTCCCCACGGTCATActcatacatattatatatacacacgcatacataattaagaaaatgtaCATTACTGGAATAAATAATTAGTAAATAATAGTACCTGAACGTTGGCCCCACTGACAATGTTGGGCTTATCATAACGCTTCCGTTCAGCTTTCCCCTTGTCCTCCTGAATGCAAGGCCTGCTAGCATTATCGCCTCAGACGATCCCACTGCTCCAACACCCACCGCAGCCTCCGAATCCCCAAGTGGTACGTTGAACAGATACCCGAAGGACAGAACAGAGAACATGTGGGGAAGCCGGTCATGGGCTGGGTCAGCGTTTAAGCAAGCGTTCTCGTGACAATTAATAGGCACGTAGTTGGACTTGTGGAATCTAAAGGTCAAAGCAAAAAGCAAATTAATAAACACATTACCACCTTCGTGGTAGCCAGCCCATCACACAAAGTCGGGTGCCGGTTTGTTTGTCGAAGAGCGGGTCTCCGGCCGCCTTTTCCGGCTTAATCTTACCGTGGAACAACCTTCCTTCTAACCTCCTCAGCGTCAAGTTCGCAAAAAGAGTTCACAGGAGTTACAACCTTCCTCCGAGCGATTGGCCCCCCTCCCCTGAATCTTAGCCCGGTCGTGCCTTTTCGGTGTCTTGAGCTTCTCAAACGTTTCGTTTAAAATACAACCACATAAATTAAAATGAGCCCTCTCCGTTGTTATTCTTCCCCATCTGCCTTTCTTGTTCTGCAGTTCATTCCGAAACTTATGCCTACGAACTGCACGAAAAAATGCCTAGCACGTTACTTTGCTACTGGCCCTGCCCGATCAACAGTGATCGACTAATCtctgtttatttatttccGATCATTTGGGTTAGATTTCCTTGAAGAGGAAAATGCATATTTAAGGTTTCAATTGTTCTTTCCTTTGATTGtgatttattttgattttgtccTTGCGTGGATCACGTGATCGATCTACTGTCATTCAGGAATTTCCGCATCAGTAACATAATTTCAAGTCATGTTGATTTAGCAACTGTTGACTTAATATTTTAGGACAAATTCGATTTCGTACCTAGCTGTAGAGGAATATGAGATACGAGAATATGATACATAAATTTTTgcgtattattattatattaactAGTCATAGTCTAGTTGTTCCTCTTCCGCTATTTCCTTGGCAAGCATGAGAGGAATGAGACGTACaagcttttttttatttcccctACAGCTTGGCACTAATAACTGGTTTGGAACCTGCAAAGAATTGCCCGGTCGGTAGATTTTCCGGAGGGAGCAAGGCCAACCAAACCCCGACCTGGGCGGCCTCATCCGCCGTTCGGGAGCCCTTCCCGCGAGTCATAGATGTTTGCGTGAAACCCGGGCAGAAGCAATTTACACTTATGCCTTTCTGCTGTAACCGTTTAGCTAAAATCTTGGAGTACGCATTCAGTGCCACCTTCGAGACCGCGTAGTCCGTCCACACTTCTGGCCACCCTGCCTCCTTCCACGTCCCGCTCCTCACATTCTCGAGAAACTTGCCAACAACGGCATCTATTTGGTCGATCGTCAGATCCTCACTTTGCAGCATTTCCCTTACACCGGGATTTTTAACCTTCTGCAACATTGTAAACGAATGGAAATATCATGAAATCCTGTGAGCACATATGACTAACGAGTATAGTTGTCAGCTAATAAACtgatcaaatcaaattttgatggGGCTAGCTCTGACAAATAATTAGGCTCGTCCTACTAAACATTCAAGCCAGCTAGCCAACGATGACATCGGCCCGGAGCATTgcattcttttaatttctctcCGTCGTGCATTTGCACTTGACGATAAACCCGTAGTCATCACGTCTACTTGTATCGATTGGAGAGTTGAAGCGAAGGTAGATTTTGGGGTATAAATCGATGATACTTAAATGTGGATTAAACAAGCCTTACGTTGAATGAGCCGAGCCTTGAGCTGATGTTAAGTATACGACTCGTCGAAGTGGAGCAACGGAAAAGGGGCACGAGGGCCTCGGTGAGCAATTTGGTTCCGTAAAAGTTGGTCTTGACCACCATCTCTGCATGCTCCACTGAGTTCTCGTCAACATCATTAAACGACACTGCCGCATTATTCACCTGTTCAATTGCACGAAatcaatttagaaaatttaattccAAAAAGCTTATTGTATCATACAGCTTATTGCATCACATACCTTCTTCAATTACGAATGGttgaacaaagaaaaaaatatccaTAAGAATAGGCATTTTATGAATTGATCTCTCATTGTAATCCATTCCATAGCATT from Punica granatum isolate Tunisia-2019 chromosome 2, ASM765513v2, whole genome shotgun sequence includes the following:
- the LOC116194614 gene encoding shewanella-like protein phosphatase 2, whose protein sequence is MTETKESVCGQVPNVLASFVDTFVDYSVSGLFLPPLTASPNSPSSTSSLQTHHPVPDRLIAIGDLHGDLQKSREAFTLAGLIDGNGNWIGGSTTVVQIGDVLDRGPEELKILYFLEKLKQEAAKSGGKLITMNGNHEIMNVEGDFRFVTKKGLEEFRNWADWFTIGNQMKGLCKELEKPKDPFSGIPAVFPGIKEEFVDGFRARIAALKPNGPIASRFLSPNLTVLVVGESVFVHGGLLAEHVNYGLERINEEVRDWINGLKGRFSPSYVRGRNSLVWLRKFSDEVAKNCDCSALEHTLATIPGAKRMIMGHTIQEAGINGACNNRAIRIDVGMSKGCTNGLPEVLEITKNSEVRVLTSNSLYQKKQKPYLDAHRKDGLGLLVPEQGPKQVEVRA
- the LOC116195172 gene encoding (+)-neomenthol dehydrogenase, with protein sequence MEPKELEPFPPSTLVNSSRWWSKDTVAIVTGANRGIGYAIVKRLAELGLTVILTARDSERGFKASETLRSQGLNVQFSRLDVSDAASIEAFVSWFRENFAGLNILVNNAAVSFNDVDENSVEHAEMVVKTNFYGTKLLTEALVPLFRCSTSTSRILNISSRLGSFNKVKNPGVREMLQSEDLTIDQIDAVVGKFLENVRSGTWKEAGWPEVWTDYAVSKVALNAYSKILAKRLQQKGISVNCFCPGFTQTSMTRGKGSRTADEAAQVGVWLALLPPENLPTGQFFAGSKPVISAKL
- the LOC116194616 gene encoding uncharacterized protein LOC116194616 → MSGFNSLAPKTKNLIVAGGLTGFVFGVYFYTMRAVGGTDELQVAIDKFEGQRRKQEAEEALPSKA